A genomic window from Solanum dulcamara chromosome 11, daSolDulc1.2, whole genome shotgun sequence includes:
- the LOC129873153 gene encoding protein MALE DISCOVERER 2-like encodes MVLLAMGGRWNIYGFKLSYLALLIILYDVHGCRSLNSEGLALLGLRSKVDCDPYGVLANWNPDHCDPCMWSGVQCLAGKVQMLDLHGYSLEGTLAPELGNLTHLRSIVLSENNFFGAIPKEFGRLRRLEVLDVSDNNLSGRIPAEIGDLRSLRSLLIRNNNLEGTIPFEIGKLHLLSKLQFDEALIPVAGGTCCVNRKFAYCICHGSLIPTTTVDSFIRPLKGTLLRYLTLFCRQLGSGSLDNQTEYSSDNLPSSSRPHIIHTVQNQANIARRKLVEQSSNLAAVPANGGKPLGPVVSVPSTRSSGSFHAVPNTQGIPPTPLPASHQQPESQSKPNPRGQSSTVVKQPANRQASPAQKYGDTWKYIVGVFGVFLLIAAATMFLVCRSRAARTIGPWKTGLSGQLQKAFVTGVPKLNRSELETACEDFSNIISSHDAYIIYKGTLSSGVEIAVASTTLTSLKDWSESSEMAFRKKIDTLSRVNHKNFVNLIGYCEEDEPFTRMMVFEYAPNGTLSEHLHVKGTDPLDWSARMRAIMGTAYCLQYMHDLNPSVPHSSLNSNAIFLTDDYAAKITEIGFWSELIAKSKYSRDDLENSELPALADPETNIYSFGILLLEIISGKSPYSEEQGSLLNWAEQYLKDKMNVSSLVDPTLKSFKNNELMVICVVIEECLQENIRKRPTIGEVIAKLREAIDISPDAAVPRLSPLWWAELELLSSDAA; translated from the exons ATGGTTCTGCTAGCAATGGGTGGTAGATGGAATATTTATGGATTCAAGTTATCATATCTTGCACTTCTGATTATTCTTTATGATGTTCACGGGTGTAGGTCACTCAATTCTGAAG GATTGGCATTGTTGGGACTACGATCTAAAGTGGATTGTGATCCATATGGAGTTCTTGCAAACTGGAATCCTGATCACTGTGACCCATGCATGTGGTCTGGAGTACAGTGTCTGGCAGGCAAAGTGCAAATGTT GGATCTCCATGGATATTCTTTGGAAGGCACACTGGCACCAGAGCTTGGAAATCTCACTCACTTAAGATCAAT TGTGCTGTCAGAAAACAATTTTTTTGGTGCCATTCCAAAAGAATTTGGACGACTTCGAAGGTTGGAAGTTCTTGATGTGAGTGATAATAATTTGAGTGGGAGAATTCCAGCAGAAATAGGTGACCTGCGTTCGCTAAGAAGCTT GTTGATTCGTAACAACAACTTGGAAGGAACAATTCCATTTGAAATTGGGAAGCTTCATTTGCTCTCCAAATTGCAATTTGACGAAGCACTCATCCCTGTTGCCGGTGGAACATGCTGTGTAAATAGAAAATTTGCATACTG CATCTGTCATGGCAGTCTGATACCAACAACGACCGTAGACTCCTTTATCAGACCACTTAAAGGGACACTTCTGCGTTATCTGACTCT GTTCTGCAGACAGCTTGGGAGTGGCTCATTGGATAATCAGACAGAGTATTCCTCTGACAACCTACCAA GTTCATCTAGGCCTCACATCATCCATACGGTTCAGAACCAGGCAAATATCGCACGCCGCAAGTTAGTTGAACAATCCAGTAACCTTGCTGCTGTTCCTGCCAATGGTGGGAAACCTTTGGGTCCTGTTGTTTCAGTGCCAAGCACCAGAAGTAGTGGGTCATTTCATGCTGTGCCAAATACCCAAGGAATACCTCCTACCCCCTTACCCGCCTCACATCAGCAGCCTGAGTCTCAATCCAAACCAAATCCAAGGGGACAGTCCAGTACTGTTGTTAAACAGCCAGCTAATAGACAGGCTTCACCTGCCCAAAAATATGGAGATACATGGAAGTATATAGTTGGGGTTTTTGGGGTTTTTCTTCTCATTGCTGCTGCAACCATGTTCTTAGTTTGCAGAAGCAGAGCTGCAAGAACAATAGGCCCTTGGAAGACTGGGTTAAGTGGACAGCTGCAAAAAGCATTTGTCACAG GGGTCCCTAAGCTTAACAGGTCTGAGCTTGAAACAGCATGTGAGGATTTTAGCAATATAATTAGTAGTCATGATGCATATATAATCTACAAAGGAACTCTGTCTAGTGGAGTAGAGATTGCTGTTGCCTCGACTACTCTAACTTCACTCAAAGATTGGTCTGAGAGTTCAGAAATGGCCTTCAGGAAGAAG ATTGATACACTTTCAAGAGTGAACCACAAAAATTTTGTTAATCTTATTGGATACTGTGAGGAGGATGAACCTTTCACTAGGATGATGGTCTTTGAGTATGCTCCAAATGGAACTCTTTCTGAGCATCTGCATG TTAAAGGAACCGATCCTCTTGACTGGTCTGCAAGGATGAGAGCCATAATGGGGACAGCGTATTGCCTTCAGTACATGCATGATCTGAATCCTTCGGTGCCCCATTCCAGCTTGAATTCAAATGCCATATTTTTGACTGACGATTATGCTGCTAAG ATTACAGAGATTGGTTTCTGGTCAGAACTAATAGCCAAGTCTAAGTACTCGAGGGATGATTTAGAAAATTCTGAGCTGCCGGCACTTGCTGATCCTGAAACAAATATCTATAGTTTTGGGATTCTGTTACTAGAAATAATTTCTGGAAAGTCGCCTTATTCTGAAGAACAAGGATCTCTTCTGAACTGG GCGGAGCAATACCTTAAAGATAAGATGAATGTGAGCTCCTTGGTTGACCCAACACTCAAGTCTTTCAAAAATAATGAGCTTATGGTTATCTGTGTGGTAATTGAAGAATGCCTTCAAGAAAATATAAGGAAGAGACCAACGATAGGCGAAGTCATCGCAAAATTAAGGGAAGCAATTGATATATCGCCTGATGCTGCAGTTCCCAGACTTTCTCCCCTCTGGTGGGCTGAACTCGAGCTCTTGTCTTCTGATGCAGCTTAG